The Athalia rosae chromosome 7, iyAthRosa1.1, whole genome shotgun sequence genome window below encodes:
- the LOC105692554 gene encoding protein still life, isoform SIF type 1 isoform X8, translating to MGNKLSCSCAPLIRKAYRYEDSPWQAGARGGGVGNVGGRRGDTGHLLRLWAEVFHVSASGAGTVKWQQVSEDLVPVNITCVQDSPECIFHITAYNSQVDKILDVRLVQPGTRIGQASECFVYWKDTMTNDTWGLNFTSPIDAKQFRECCSPSFKFSRKASSSYSLKLEPPNKQKIKTRRKPLSTPASPSRSREPQCTCMTPEQFARLRSQDPRYRGIYGASTLPRTIGRSTEMEMIPGRGDKIGAATSSASLYDNVNNANSTPGKTPKSGDSIKLKEKQQQNETCQTTPKTANVATGTANVGSQIGSPEEKCSSVSPKKVGKQSQETSTQQNETERETLKSEGTQAGGTLANKSMRKEQLHHTKSADYTELEMQNGNIFNIVNNNNHGGSRKSKSKSTDDMRIENAQNGGISLDSNTLKRMLKPMSSIDSPVTSPEMTRKRHHHTYHYHPPNNNNQKYSMSETENENYSNPYRSSHNNKFQASRSSHDVGRQYAGGRERMYLDLEHNRCAGDMSPPSDNVIFDNQCYATTPSSSNGNSDMEQQQQPNHCNSRRCIGAGQTYQQQNMTSVSTPGSPTSRLLLEYEMHLRNTLAKGMDAESYSLHTFEALLTQSMENLEFAENIPLNVQRTPHVSRRRPNSNKSSTLPLSYRYCNERQNSKDRDGYYSDRNEIIREKRERDADRDRGYLSDYNSRCASCIDESARAQWFRHSDGWQSGSSTLGSGASNSGNQGYSGHKRSPWDSLPSLRHEGSLNDSGYKSNRTDSMEQRGTFDRQDSVRSDYMSDREGRYGIVQQASLESTDSRLCYLTSSEMSDDDRMSLTTAVSDDDDGESVINSPYRGKQTGTAAASFNCTGAVRKAGFLSVKKWLLRKKHQIELARKRGWKGYWVCLKGTTLLFYPCDSHESRSVEAAPKHLIIVDGAIMQPIPEHPKRDYIFCLSTAFGDAYLFQAPCQVELENWVNSIHSACAAAFARHRGKTGTLHLLQEEIFRLEKAIESDHKLKHMADLQQSVVSDVETKQQINNQIVQWEENLERLHCEQFRLRCYMASLQSGELPNPKSLLTHVSRATKQTLNKLGVFTVSSFHAFICARSPSLLNNLLAGRGATKRRPPLLSRSNSSSSKRSLQISSRDEEKTVKVSVPENQLVSVFLRDAMSVEEFLASACSRKGLNPMEHFVRVKKRRDMEDHNYFVPHRTDLIETYLHTHEIVEVCAKILYQVELQRNTLDQMWGFSVEAELIENSDRQDELCCYVSRVEDKSVAMQNGIIKSDEIMVINGAIVSDLDMMYLESVLQEELALCMMMRSSRTEPPDLSGIIRVTDDIIESLVCPPPPSDPPVISEEMISGLIVPAPGWSKEGMLQECPSVSHMENGKQTSRTNSFEIENLLKTAEQVTGFCRSPGETRKSSPTGSVVSSHSQALTPSRQLSDAEKLKKVILELIDTERTYVKNLNNLLENYLEPLKRETFLSNAEINALFGNIQEIVTFQRQFLQNLDHAIEMESDFNNFDHPSQFKGVLFSIGSAFLYYVNHFKLYSSFCASHSKAQKVLHPNEGNQALQEFLSARNPRQQHSSTLESYLIKPIQRILKYPLLLQQLRNLTDEHSEEHEHLIEALKGMEKVAEHINEMQRIHEEYGAIFDHLFRQHQKSCKQPIDLSPGDLLYYGGVEWLNISDFLGKIKKGLELHAMCFVFKSAVVFLCKERLRQKKKLMGVSTKANSSEVEIIRYQVLIPVTEVQVRASSAKDMESHFLWELIHLRSQLQRRSEKVYVLSNSTTDFRNAFLKTIRQIIRESVRNMSIPSTKQNMSQPSMSISPRMSTGHVEKYEKPTSQGQSQNGNGTVSKKSVKQQLLANQHNVKRKYSQSKHSVDHESSEDKDFEEAQTTTSSAASTTTITTSSASTTSTNPTTFRSRSKTISDSSGVAGTVLITGEIKVDMESGTKSEGEEDSQAFLGEKKTTLGRTPNHLTLSTTSTISAGSTGSQARLIQSSHQPENYQPITVKELGSPIWKPRELPSMGEATTLPRKGKSAGEFADMSSAHSASRKSLIEINNCAQQSNFNNHV from the exons ATGGGCAACAAGCTATCATGCAGTTGCGCGCCCTTAATAAGGAAGGCTTACCGATACGAGGACTCCCCGTGGCAGGCCGGGGCCAGGGGCGGAGGCGTCGGCAACGTGGGAGGGCGAAGGGGGGACACTGGTCACTTGCTCAG GCTTTGGGCGGAGGTATTTCACGTGAGTGCGAGCGGAGCTGGTACGGTGAAATGGCAGCAAGTTTCGGAAGACCTTGTTCCAGTGAATATCACCTGCGTACAGGATTCTCCCGAGTGCATATTCCATATCACAGCGTACAACAGCCAGGTCGACAAGATCCTCGACGTCCGGCTCGTTCAACCCG GGACGAGGATCGGCCAGGCTTCGGAATGCTTCGTTTACTGGAAGGACACGATGACCAACGACACTTGGGGACTGAATTTCACGTCGCCGATCGACGCCAAACAATTCAGAGAGTGTTGC TCACCGTCGTTCAAATTCTCGCGGAAAGCATCGTCCTCGTATTCCCTGAAATTGGAACCGCCGAACAAGCAGAAAATAAAGACGCGAAGAAAGCCGCTCTCTACACCGGCTTCGCCAAGCCGTTCGAGAGAACCGCAGTGCACGTGCATGACCCCCGAACAATTCGCAAGACTTCGAAGCCAGGACCCGCGATATCGAGGGATCTACG GGGCTTCGACGCTACCGAGGACCATCGGCAGGTCGACGGAGATGGAAATGATACCGGGAAGAGGCGACAAAATAGGCGCGGCAACGTCCAGCGCATCTTTGTACGACAACGTGAACAACGCCAACAGCACACCGGGTAAAACACCGAAATCCGGCGACTCGATTAAACTGAAAGAAAAGCAACAGCAGAACGAAACCTGCCAGACGACTCCGAAGACTGCAAACGTCGCTACGGGAACAGCGAACGTCGGATCTCAA ATCGGTAGCCCGGAGGAGAAGTGTTCGTCGGTGTCGCCGAAGAAGGTGGGAAAGCAGAGCCAGGAGACGTCGACTCAGCAGAACGAAACGGAGCGAGAAACTTTAAAATCGGAAGGTACCCAGGCGGGGGGTACGCTGGCGAATAAGTCGATGAGAAAGGAGCAGCTCCATCATACGAAATCGGCCGATTACACGGAACTGGAGATGCAGAACGGCAACATATTCAACATtgtcaacaacaacaatcacGGCGGCTCGAGAAAATCGAAGAGCAAAAGCACCGACGACATGAGAATCGAGAATGCGCAAAACGGGGGCATAAGTCTTGATTCGAACACCCTCAAGCGGATGCTGAAACCGATGTCTAGCATCGACAGTCCCGTGACTTCGCCGGAAATGACGCGGAAGAGGCACCACCACACCTACCACTACCATCCccccaacaacaacaaccaaaaATATTCCATGTCCGAGACTGAGAACGAGAACTACTCGAATCCCTACCGAAGTTCGCATAACAACAAATTTCAGGCCTCGAGGAGCTCGCACGACGTCGGGAGACAGTACGCCG GAGGCAGAGAGAGGATGTACTTAGATTTGGAACATAATCGGTGCGCAGGTGACATGTCGCCGCCGTCGGACAACGTTATATTCGACAACCAGTGTTACGCTACGACGCCAAGTTCGTCGAACGGTAATTCGGACatggagcagcagcagcagccgaaTCACTGCAATTCGAGACGTTGCATCGGTGCGGGTCAAACATATCAGCAGCAAAATATGACCTCCGTTTCGACACCCGGGAGTCCGACCAGCAGATTATTGTTGGAATACGAGATGCACCTGCGTAACACACTGGCGAAGGGCATGGACGCCGAGAGCTACAGTCTCCACACCTTCGAGGCCCTGCTCACCCAGAGCATGGAAAATTTAG aaTTCGCAGAAAATATACCGCTGAATGTACAACGCACACCGCACGTTTCGAGGAGAC GACCGAATTCCAACAAATCTTCCACGCTGCCGCTTTCGTATCGTTACTGCAACGAACGACAGAACAGCAAAGATCGCGACGGATATTACAGCGATCGAAATGAGATTATTCGAGAAAAACGGGAACGGGACGCCGATCGGGACAGAGGATACCTCAGCGATTACAATTCGCG ATGCGCGTCCTGCATCGACGAGTCAGCCCGAGCCCAATGGTTCCGTCACTCGGACGGTTGGCAATCGGGAAGTTCTACCCTCGGTTCCGGGGCATCGAATTCCGGAAATCAGGGATATTCGGGTCACAAAAGGTCGCCGTGGGATTCCCTGCCATCACTGAGACACGAGGGTAGCCTGAACGACAGCGGTTACAAATCGAACCGAACGGATTCGATGGAgcagag GGGTACTTTCGATCGACAGGATAGCGTTAGGTCGGATTACATGTCCGATAGAGAGGGGAGATACGGAATCGTTCAACAAGCGTCTCTGGAAAGTACCGATTCGAGACTTTGCTATCTTACATCGTCCGAG ATGTCGGACGACGACCGTATGTCATTGACGACGGCGGtgagcgacgacgacgacggcgagaGCGTGATAAATTCGCCGTACAGAGGAAAGCAGACCGGTACGGCGGCCGCGTCTTTCAACTGCACGGGTGCCGTCCGAAAAGCAGG ATTTTTGAGCGTCAAGAAATGGCTCCTCCGCAAAAAGCATCAGATCGAATTGGCCAGAAAACGGGGTTGGAAGGGCTATTGGGTCTGTCTGAAGGGTACAACGCTACTATTTTACCCTTGCGATTCACACGAGAGCAGATCCGTTGAGGCTGCTCCCAAGCATCTGATAATCGTCGACGGTGCGATTATGCAACCCATACCGGAACACCCGAAAAGAGATTACATCTTTTGCCTGAGCACGGCCTTCGGAGACGCTTATCTCTTCCAG GCACCGTGTCAAGTGGAGTTGGAAAATTGGGTGAACAGTATTCACTCGGCGTGTGCGGCGGCGTTCGCACGTCACCGCGGAAAAACCGGCACCCTTCATTTGCTTCAGGAGGAAATATTCCGATTGGAAAAAGCTATAGAGTCG GATCACAAGTTAAAACACATGGCGGATTTACAGCAATCCGTGGTATCCGACGTGGAGACGAAACAGCAAATAAACAACCAGATCGTACAGTGGGAGGAAAATCTCGAGAGACTGCATTGCGAACAATTCAGACTGAGGTGCTACATGGCCAGTTTGCAAAGCGGGGAATTACCCAATCCGAAG AGTCTTCTAACGCACGTATCCCGGGCGACGAAGCAGACCCTGAACAAACTCGGGGTTTTCACGGTCTCGTCGTTCCACGCTTTCATATGCGCCAGAAGTCCCTCGTTGTTGAACAATTTGTTGGCCGGTCGCGGAGCGACGAAGAGACGACCCCCTTTGCTGTCGAGGTCGAACAGCAGTTCCAGCAAGAGGTCACTGCAGATATCGTCGAGGGATGAGGAGAAAACCGTCAAAGTATCCGTGCCGGAAAACCAG CTGGTCTCGGTGTTCCTGCGGGACGCGATGTCCGTCGAAGAATTCTTGGCCAGCGCGTGCAGCAGAAAGGGTCTCAATCCGATGGAGCATTTCGTGAGGGTGAAAAAACGGCGGGACATGGAAGACCACAATTATTTCGTGCCCCACAGAACGGACCTGATCGAGACCTAC TTGCACACCCACGAGATCGTCGAGGTGTGCGCGAAAATTCTCTACCAAGTCGAGCTGCAGCGTAACACGTTGGACCAAATGTGGGGATTTTCGGTGGAGGCGGAGCTGATAGAAAATTCGGACAGGCAGGACGAATTGTGCTGTTACGTGAGCAGAGTAGAGGACAAAAGTGTGGCGATGCAGAACG gCATAATAAAAAGCGACGAGATAATGGTGATAAACGGGGCGATAGTGAGCGACTTGGACATGATGTACCTGGAGAGCGTTCTGCAAGAAGAATTGGCCCTCTGCATGATGATGCGATCCTCGAGAACCGAGCCACCGGATTTATCCGGTATAATCCGAGTCACCGACGACATCATCGAGAGTCTGGTCTGTCCCCCGCCTCCCTCCGATCCCCCGGTCATCAGCGAGGAGATGATATCCGGTCTGATTGTTCCGGCGCCGGGATGGA GCAAGGAAGGGATGCTGCAGGAATGCCCGTCGGTATCGCACATGGAGAACGGAAAGCAAACGTCGCGAACGAATTCTTTCGAGATAGAAAATTTACTGAAAACCGCCGAACAAGTTACCGGGTTCTGCCGATCGCCCGGAGAAACCAGAAAATCAAGCCCCACCGGAAGCGTTGTTAGCTCACATTCACAGGCGCTTACACCCAGCCGGCAACTCAGCGATgctgaaaaactgaaaaaagtcATTTTGGAATTGATAGATACCGAACGGACTTATGTAAAG aatttaaataatttgcTGGAAAACTATCTAGAGCCCCTGAAGCGAGAAACATTTTTATCGAACGCAGAAATAAACGCCTTGTTCGGAAACATACAAGAAATTGTTACCTTCCAAAggcaatttttgcaaaatttggATCACGCAATCGAAATGGAATcggatttcaataatttcgatCACCCGAGTCAATTCAAG GGGGTCCTGTTTTCCATCGGAAGTGCCTTTTTGTATTATGTAAACCACTTCAAATTATACAGTTCATTTTGCGCTAGTCACTCGAAGGCTCAGAAAGTTTTACATCCCA acGAAGGCAATCAAGCGCTGCAGGAATTTTTATCGGCGAGAAATCCTCGCCAGCAACATTCGTCGACCCTCGAATCTTACCTGATAAAACCGATTCAGCGAATCTTAAAATATCCTCTTCTGCTACAGCAGCTCAGAAATCTCACCGACGAGCACAGCGAGGAGCACGAGCACTTGATCG AGGCTCTGAAGGGGATGGAAAAGGTAGCTGAGCACATAAACGAAATGCAACGAATTCACGAAGAGTACGGAGCAATTTTTGATCACCTTTTCAGACAGCATCAAAAATCGTGCAAAcag CCGATCGATTTGAGCCCCGGCGATCTTCTTTACTACGGCGGCGTCGAATGGTTGAacatttcagattttttgggaaaaataaaaaaaggattgGAGCTGCACGCTATGTGCTTCGTGTTCAAATCCGCTGTCGTATTCCTCTGCAAGGAGAGACTcagacagaagaaaaaattgatg GGTGTTTCAACGAAGGCCAATTCTAGCGAGGTAGAGATAATAAGATATCAAGTTTTGATACCTGTAACCGAAGTCCAGGTCCGCGCGAGCTCCGCCAAGGACATGGAGTCCCATTTCCTGTGGGAATTGATCCACCTGAGGAGCCAGTTGCAGCGACGATCTGAAAAAGTTTACGTCTTGTCAAACAG CACGACGGACTTCCGTAACGCGTTCCTGAAAACGATTCGTCAGATAATTCGCGAATCCGTTAGGAACATGAGCATACCGTCTACTAAGCAGAACATGTCTCAACCGTCGATGTCGATATCGCCCCGGATGTCCACCGGCCACGTGGAAAAGTACGAGAAACCGACGAGTCAAGGTCAATCGCAAAACGGCAACGGTACGGTGTCGAAGAAAAGCGTTAAACAGCAATTGCTCGCTAATCAGCACAACGTGAAACGGAAGTACAGCCAATCGAAGCACAGCGTCGACCACGAAAGTTCGGAGGACAAAGACTTCGAAGAGGCTCAAACGACAACGTCGTCCGCCGCATCgacaacaacgataacaacGTCGTCCGCATCGACAACCTCCACGAATCCCACAACCTTTCGATCGAGGAGCAAAACCATCAGCGACAGCTCCG GAGTAGCGGGTACTGTTTTAATTACAGGTGAGATAAAGGTAGACATGGAGTCGGGTACAAAGTCAGAAGGCGAAGAGGACTCGCAGGCTTTTttaggcgagaaaaaaacgactcTAGGGCGAACGCCGAATCATTTGACATTGAGTACGACATCCACAATATCCGCCGGAAGCACCGGTAGTCAAGCGCGTCTCATACAGTCCTCTCATCAGCCCGAGAACTACCAGCCGATTACCGTCAAAGAACTCG gttcGCCGATTTGGAAGCCGAGAGAGCTGCCGTCGATGGGTGAAGCGACAACTTTGCCGCGGAAGGGTAAGTCGGCTGGGGAGTTCGCGGACATGTCATCTGCTCACAGCGCATCCCGTAAATCTCTCatagaaattaataattgtgcTCAACAATCTAACTTTAATAATCACGTATaa